In Myxococcus stipitatus, the following are encoded in one genomic region:
- a CDS encoding transcriptional regulator, producing MVASPFDEAFEALLHAMREPGSSRLRSMPGAREAVSRALDEAASLQGVAPEPVAFARHLGAQLARSEDPGLALEHLHARDLALALACALGRMGASERLEQEVLQKLRVPLARIHPSPAFADEVLQVLRANLLMPREDAPPRLLGYAGVGSLLHWVNITAVRLALRMRKAQGDESLVEAEVLAAHPASGGLELSFLREDARAHVRAAFVLAVASLDDEDRELLRLHFVERLSLEQMGTLFSLHKSTMSRRLSGVQALLEKRTRRMLSERLSLREDELESLMRAIHGRLDLSLSGLLGGRQ from the coding sequence ATGGTCGCGAGTCCCTTCGACGAGGCTTTCGAGGCGCTGTTGCACGCGATGCGAGAGCCGGGCTCCTCCCGCCTTCGCTCCATGCCGGGAGCACGCGAGGCCGTGTCGCGTGCATTGGATGAGGCCGCGTCACTTCAGGGCGTCGCGCCCGAACCCGTTGCCTTCGCGCGGCACCTGGGTGCGCAGTTGGCGCGCTCCGAGGACCCGGGGCTCGCGTTGGAGCATTTGCATGCCCGGGACCTCGCGCTCGCGCTCGCGTGTGCGTTGGGACGGATGGGCGCGAGCGAGCGATTGGAGCAGGAGGTCCTCCAGAAGCTGCGCGTGCCGCTGGCGCGAATCCATCCCTCTCCCGCGTTCGCCGACGAGGTGCTTCAAGTGCTCCGAGCCAATCTCCTCATGCCTCGCGAGGACGCGCCGCCGCGGCTGTTGGGGTATGCGGGGGTGGGCTCATTGCTGCATTGGGTGAACATCACCGCGGTGCGGCTCGCGCTGCGCATGCGCAAGGCCCAGGGGGATGAGTCTCTCGTCGAGGCGGAGGTGCTCGCCGCGCACCCCGCGTCCGGAGGGCTGGAGCTGAGCTTCCTCCGCGAGGACGCACGAGCACACGTGCGCGCGGCCTTCGTCCTCGCGGTGGCCTCGCTGGATGACGAGGACCGGGAGTTGCTCCGTCTGCACTTCGTCGAGCGTCTCTCCCTGGAGCAGATGGGGACGTTGTTCAGCCTGCACAAGTCGACGATGTCCCGACGGCTCTCCGGCGTGCAGGCGCTGCTGGAGAAGCGGACCCGGCGCATGTTGTCGGAGCGGCTGTCGCTGCGCGAGGACGAGCTGGAGAGCTTGATGCGCGCGATTCACGGCCGGCTGGACTTGAGCCTCTCGGGACTGTTGGGAGGACGCCAGTGA
- a CDS encoding serine/threonine-protein kinase, protein MTCPDEDSLARYVNGVLAPDATRDVRAHVSGCSECRSVLAALSALDAPAAGQASGPLVTGTRVGRYVVLGLLGEGGMGRVHAAYDPELDRKVALKLLNLERLREGTLTEARQRLEREARTMARLSHPHVARLHDVGEYQGQLFLVMELVEGGTLRRWLQEKPRTRREILARFIQAAEGLAATHALGIVHRDFKPDNVLLTRDGQVRITDFGLSNVTGAQAARLGPGAGATGTERLTVTGALLGTPAYGAPEQLRGERGDERSDQFAFCVALYEALNGQRPFEGATHEELLASMERQAIRPEQPGVPGWLKALVRRGLSADPARRFESMDALRARLARDAGAWRRTLVTAVVGGGLVGAAFIAWGHASEPRETCHGSERHLVGVWDAALRESTRQAFLKTGAPAAEASFLAVASALDRWTQDWTRAHQEACEATRVFGEQSEAVLGLRMTCLDQRLRELGRLTVALQGADTRTVERGFALGTSLGGVAGCSDVRTLQEAVSPPEDLAARAEVEAVRAALAKAGAEMLTGHVSEALKVALPARDRALLTRHRPLEAEAHLLCGRLQEEAGAFEDARASYSRGALAAEAGRHLGVLARVLHAQAWLMGHDLRRSEESWPFLHRARAVAESLRDSELDTLLDHVHAELVEQEGRFAEAEVLVRKSLEAATARGQVLARAELNGRLGILARYQGRLLDAKRWQEEALQIHEGLHGPEHPHTGAALLNLGGTLAHLGELEHAEATLQRALSILRWSLGEEHLAVARAWSNLAIIYFEWGHGPQAREAAEKSLAVARKSVGAESPVLMGMESNRLGVLGELGAREQELAQARRSLAHHQRVYGASHPEVALDAHEVGRLLRLLGRAREARGFHAQGVALQEPLLAKGEVDGEGLRYLADALLFLGRVEEAWTHAESALASLERDQGPSSPERIKTLLLLGDIHLARGKPAEALTPLREGLGALMAQRVVSAQVPLIRRRLAQALRLTGAASDACQEAARAWSELDSWRTAYAQETLDARAELGHCPR, encoded by the coding sequence GTGACGTGCCCGGATGAGGACTCGCTCGCGCGGTATGTGAATGGGGTGCTCGCGCCCGATGCGACGCGAGACGTACGGGCACATGTGTCTGGCTGCTCCGAATGCCGGAGTGTGCTCGCGGCGTTGAGCGCGCTCGATGCTCCCGCCGCTGGCCAGGCCTCAGGGCCGCTCGTCACCGGGACGCGCGTGGGGCGCTACGTGGTGCTGGGGCTCTTGGGGGAAGGGGGCATGGGCCGGGTGCATGCGGCGTATGACCCGGAGCTGGACCGCAAGGTGGCGCTCAAGCTGCTCAACCTCGAGCGGCTTCGGGAAGGCACGCTCACGGAGGCGCGTCAGCGACTGGAGCGCGAGGCGCGCACGATGGCGCGGCTGTCACATCCGCACGTCGCGCGTCTTCACGACGTGGGGGAGTACCAGGGGCAGCTCTTCCTGGTGATGGAGCTGGTCGAGGGTGGAACGCTGCGGCGATGGCTGCAGGAGAAGCCGCGCACTCGAAGGGAAATCCTCGCGCGCTTCATTCAAGCGGCGGAGGGGCTCGCGGCCACGCATGCGCTGGGCATCGTCCATCGCGACTTCAAGCCCGACAACGTCCTGCTGACCCGCGATGGACAGGTCCGCATCACCGACTTCGGCCTGTCCAATGTGACGGGCGCTCAGGCCGCGAGGCTGGGGCCAGGGGCGGGTGCCACGGGCACCGAGCGGCTCACCGTCACGGGAGCGCTGTTGGGAACACCCGCGTATGGCGCACCGGAGCAGCTGCGGGGAGAGCGGGGCGATGAACGCTCGGACCAGTTCGCTTTCTGTGTCGCGCTCTACGAGGCGCTCAATGGACAGCGGCCCTTCGAGGGTGCGACTCATGAGGAGCTGCTGGCGTCCATGGAGCGGCAGGCCATCCGGCCCGAGCAGCCGGGAGTCCCAGGCTGGCTCAAGGCCTTGGTCCGTCGTGGTCTCTCCGCGGACCCCGCGCGTCGCTTCGAGTCGATGGATGCGCTGCGTGCACGGCTCGCGCGCGACGCGGGCGCATGGCGGCGCACGCTGGTCACCGCGGTGGTGGGAGGGGGGCTGGTGGGGGCCGCGTTCATCGCGTGGGGACATGCCTCGGAGCCTCGGGAGACGTGTCATGGAAGCGAGCGGCACCTCGTGGGCGTCTGGGACGCTGCCCTCCGCGAGTCGACCCGTCAGGCCTTCTTGAAGACGGGCGCTCCGGCGGCCGAGGCGTCCTTCCTGGCCGTGGCCTCCGCGCTGGACCGGTGGACGCAGGACTGGACACGTGCGCACCAGGAGGCATGTGAGGCGACGCGTGTCTTCGGTGAGCAGTCCGAAGCGGTGCTCGGCTTGCGCATGACGTGTCTGGACCAGCGGCTGAGGGAGCTCGGCCGGCTGACGGTGGCGTTGCAGGGCGCGGACACTCGCACGGTGGAGCGAGGCTTCGCGTTGGGCACCTCGCTTGGCGGTGTCGCGGGCTGCTCCGACGTGAGGACGTTGCAGGAGGCGGTGTCTCCACCAGAGGACCTGGCGGCCCGGGCGGAGGTGGAGGCGGTGCGCGCCGCGCTCGCGAAGGCGGGCGCAGAGATGCTCACAGGGCACGTGTCGGAGGCGCTGAAGGTGGCCTTGCCCGCGAGGGACCGTGCGCTGCTCACCCGTCACCGGCCGCTGGAGGCGGAGGCTCATCTGCTCTGTGGCCGCCTTCAGGAGGAGGCCGGTGCGTTCGAGGACGCGCGAGCCTCCTATTCGCGAGGTGCCCTCGCGGCGGAGGCAGGGCGTCACCTGGGCGTGCTCGCGCGGGTGCTGCATGCCCAAGCGTGGCTGATGGGACATGACTTGCGGCGCAGCGAGGAGTCGTGGCCCTTCCTCCATCGCGCGCGAGCCGTGGCGGAGTCACTCCGGGACTCCGAGCTGGACACGTTACTGGACCATGTCCACGCGGAGTTGGTGGAGCAAGAAGGTCGCTTCGCGGAGGCGGAGGTCCTCGTTCGCAAGTCGCTGGAGGCGGCCACCGCGCGAGGCCAGGTGCTCGCGCGCGCGGAGCTGAATGGCCGGCTGGGGATTCTCGCCCGATATCAAGGTCGGCTGCTGGACGCGAAGCGCTGGCAGGAGGAGGCCCTCCAGATTCACGAGGGGCTCCACGGCCCGGAGCACCCGCACACCGGAGCGGCGCTGTTGAACCTCGGCGGTACGTTGGCGCACCTGGGAGAACTCGAGCACGCGGAGGCCACCCTTCAGCGCGCCCTCTCCATCCTTCGTTGGTCGCTGGGTGAGGAGCACCTGGCGGTGGCCCGGGCCTGGTCCAATCTGGCCATCATCTACTTCGAGTGGGGCCATGGTCCCCAGGCGCGAGAGGCCGCCGAGAAGAGCCTGGCCGTGGCGCGCAAGAGCGTGGGTGCGGAGAGCCCCGTGTTGATGGGCATGGAGTCGAACCGGCTGGGCGTGTTGGGCGAGCTGGGGGCGCGCGAACAGGAGCTGGCGCAGGCTCGGCGCAGTCTGGCCCATCACCAGCGCGTCTATGGCGCCTCCCATCCGGAAGTGGCCTTGGACGCGCATGAGGTGGGGCGCCTGTTGCGTCTGCTGGGCCGCGCCCGGGAGGCTCGGGGATTCCACGCGCAAGGCGTCGCACTCCAGGAGCCGCTGCTCGCGAAGGGGGAGGTGGATGGCGAAGGCCTGCGCTACCTCGCGGACGCGTTGCTGTTCCTGGGGCGGGTGGAGGAGGCGTGGACCCACGCGGAGAGCGCGCTGGCGAGCCTGGAGCGGGACCAGGGGCCTTCTTCACCGGAGCGCATCAAGACGCTGTTGCTGCTGGGAGACATCCACCTCGCGCGAGGCAAGCCCGCGGAGGCCCTGACACCCCTGCGGGAGGGGTTGGGGGCACTCATGGCTCAGCGGGTGGTCTCCGCGCAGGTTCCCTTGATTCGGCGGCGCCTGGCCCAAGCGCTTCGTCTGACAGGGGCGGCCTCGGACGCGTGCCAGGAGGCGGCGCGGGCCTGGTCGGAGCTGGACTCCTGGCGGACGGCCTATGCGCAGGAGACCTTGGATGCCCGGGCCGAACTGGGCCACTGTCCCAGGTAG
- a CDS encoding DEAD/DEAH box helicase has product MSATADLLEAIQEEARPETWSAGMGLARAGAVSVQSVGEEETVLRVRATGRPAPVTTTLYPEDEIWECDCRGKVDPCEHVVAAALFLHHTSQKGTPPRPSPPPRAPAGPTAAPRSPGSTPTAPRPPGSSAPSAGARPGAAAKPERMVYRFKRVDGGLQLERLVVRPDNTARLLARSLSSLLTNPVEAARIQVEPCDRVADALLAKPTRGALPPERLEALLRALEPARTVLFDGMLVSVSSELLLPRVTVEDRGEQTVLKVDRDPRATEVVSPGIAVGGGVLFRLGEQTLTGPRLEKLPQERVFSPEQMGDLTGKVLPEMARRLPVDVKSKRLPPIDRTLKPRISLELDPLDAGLSVLPTLVYGSPPTVRIDNGRMMYLQGAVPVRNEAAEQQLIHGLRDELNMVPGRRVTVQGKEAVQLADKLRKWRGGLTGDAARFVSPDVKLRPLLNVEAGATETGVPSVGFSFDFQVEGAGPEAPRTVDAGAVMKAWEEGLGLVPLEGGGWAPLPTQWLKSHGHRVAELLAARGSDGRLANHAIPQLTELCEELEHPPPPGLERLAPLVQGFEKLPDPRLPSDLTAKLRPYQLQGVSWLTFLRQAGLGGVLADDMGLGKTLQTICMVGKGTLVVAPTSVLPNWHAEVRRFRPSLKVSVYHGPGRSLDETADVTLTTYALMRLDAEVLGARQWDMVVLDEAQAIKNPDSQVARAAYGLEAQFRLALSGTPIENRLEELWSLMHFANRGLLGGRKDFEERWARPVSDNLKGAAERLRARIRPFVLRRLKRDVAPELPPRTESVRHVTLSEHERAVYDAVYSATREEVVSQLEAGGSVLKALEALLRLRQAACHPALVPGQHAKSSSKVQALVEALSTAVEDGHKALVFSQWTSMLDLIEPALREAGIGFIRLDGSTSNRGAVAESFQDPKGPPVMLISLKAGATGLNLTAADHVFLVDPWWNPSVENQAADRAHRIGQQRPVMVYRLVSQGTVEEKILTLQDKKRALFESALGGASGGAAITRADLMQLLD; this is encoded by the coding sequence ATGTCCGCGACCGCTGACCTGCTCGAAGCCATCCAGGAAGAAGCACGCCCGGAGACGTGGTCCGCGGGCATGGGACTCGCTCGCGCGGGTGCCGTCTCCGTACAGTCCGTGGGTGAGGAGGAGACGGTGCTGCGCGTGCGCGCCACCGGCCGCCCCGCCCCGGTCACCACCACCCTCTATCCCGAGGACGAAATCTGGGAGTGTGACTGTCGAGGAAAGGTGGACCCGTGTGAGCACGTGGTCGCCGCCGCCCTCTTCCTCCACCACACCTCGCAGAAAGGCACCCCGCCCCGTCCCAGTCCGCCACCGCGCGCGCCCGCTGGCCCCACCGCGGCGCCGCGCTCGCCCGGGAGCACTCCCACCGCGCCGCGCCCGCCCGGGAGCAGCGCTCCCTCCGCCGGAGCACGCCCGGGCGCCGCGGCGAAGCCGGAACGGATGGTGTACCGCTTCAAGCGCGTGGACGGAGGGCTCCAGCTCGAACGGCTGGTGGTGCGGCCCGACAACACTGCGCGCCTGCTCGCGCGCAGCCTGTCGTCGCTCCTGACGAATCCAGTGGAGGCCGCGCGCATCCAGGTGGAGCCGTGCGACCGCGTCGCGGACGCGCTGCTCGCCAAGCCCACGCGCGGCGCGTTGCCTCCGGAGCGATTGGAGGCGCTGCTGCGCGCGCTGGAGCCGGCGCGCACCGTCCTCTTCGATGGGATGCTGGTGTCGGTGTCCAGCGAGCTGCTCCTGCCGCGCGTCACCGTGGAGGACCGGGGCGAGCAGACGGTGTTGAAGGTGGACCGGGACCCGCGCGCCACGGAGGTGGTCAGCCCCGGCATCGCGGTGGGAGGCGGCGTGCTCTTCCGCCTGGGTGAGCAGACCCTCACCGGCCCCCGGCTGGAGAAGCTGCCGCAAGAGCGCGTCTTCTCGCCCGAGCAGATGGGCGACCTCACGGGCAAGGTGCTGCCGGAGATGGCGCGGCGGCTCCCCGTCGACGTGAAGAGCAAGCGGCTGCCGCCCATCGACCGCACGCTCAAGCCGAGAATCTCCCTAGAGCTGGACCCGTTGGACGCGGGCCTCTCCGTGCTGCCCACGCTCGTCTATGGCTCACCGCCCACCGTGCGCATCGACAACGGGCGGATGATGTACCTGCAAGGCGCGGTGCCCGTGCGCAACGAGGCCGCCGAGCAGCAGCTCATCCACGGCCTGCGCGACGAGCTCAACATGGTCCCCGGGCGGCGGGTGACGGTGCAGGGCAAGGAGGCCGTGCAGCTCGCCGACAAGCTGCGCAAGTGGCGCGGTGGACTCACCGGAGACGCCGCGCGCTTCGTCAGTCCCGACGTGAAGCTGCGGCCCCTGCTGAACGTGGAGGCGGGCGCCACCGAGACGGGTGTTCCCAGCGTGGGCTTCTCGTTCGACTTCCAGGTGGAGGGCGCGGGACCGGAGGCACCTCGCACGGTGGACGCGGGCGCGGTGATGAAGGCGTGGGAGGAAGGCCTGGGGCTCGTGCCCCTGGAGGGCGGCGGCTGGGCTCCTCTTCCCACTCAGTGGCTGAAGTCACACGGTCACCGCGTGGCGGAGCTGCTCGCGGCGCGAGGCTCGGATGGGCGGCTGGCCAACCACGCCATCCCCCAGCTCACCGAGTTGTGCGAGGAGCTGGAGCATCCACCACCGCCGGGACTCGAGCGGCTGGCGCCCCTGGTGCAAGGCTTCGAGAAGCTCCCCGACCCCCGACTCCCCTCGGACCTCACGGCGAAGCTGCGCCCGTATCAGCTCCAGGGCGTGAGCTGGCTCACCTTCTTGCGACAGGCGGGCCTGGGCGGCGTGCTCGCGGACGACATGGGTCTGGGCAAGACACTCCAGACCATCTGCATGGTCGGCAAGGGCACCCTCGTCGTCGCCCCCACCAGCGTGCTTCCCAACTGGCACGCGGAGGTGCGGCGCTTCCGTCCCTCGCTGAAGGTCTCCGTCTACCACGGCCCCGGACGCTCCCTGGACGAGACGGCCGACGTCACGCTCACCACCTACGCGCTCATGCGCCTGGACGCGGAGGTCCTCGGCGCCAGGCAGTGGGACATGGTGGTGCTCGACGAGGCGCAGGCCATCAAGAACCCCGACAGCCAGGTGGCGCGCGCGGCCTACGGACTGGAGGCCCAGTTCCGGCTCGCGCTCAGCGGCACGCCCATCGAGAACCGGCTGGAGGAGCTGTGGAGCTTGATGCACTTCGCCAACCGGGGCCTGCTCGGCGGGCGCAAGGACTTCGAGGAGCGCTGGGCGCGTCCCGTCAGTGACAACCTGAAGGGCGCGGCGGAGCGGCTGCGCGCGCGCATCCGGCCCTTCGTCCTGCGCAGGCTCAAGCGCGACGTGGCCCCGGAGCTTCCGCCCCGCACGGAGTCCGTCCGCCACGTCACCTTGAGCGAGCACGAGCGCGCCGTCTACGACGCGGTGTACTCCGCCACGCGCGAGGAGGTGGTCTCCCAGCTCGAGGCCGGCGGCAGCGTGCTCAAGGCGCTGGAGGCGCTCCTTCGGCTGCGTCAGGCCGCGTGCCACCCGGCGCTCGTCCCGGGACAGCACGCGAAGTCGTCATCCAAGGTGCAGGCGCTGGTGGAGGCGCTCTCCACGGCGGTGGAGGACGGCCACAAAGCGCTCGTCTTCTCGCAGTGGACGTCCATGCTGGACCTCATCGAGCCCGCGCTGCGAGAGGCCGGCATCGGCTTCATCCGGCTGGACGGCTCCACCTCAAACCGCGGCGCCGTGGCGGAGTCCTTCCAGGACCCGAAGGGTCCGCCCGTGATGCTCATCTCGCTGAAGGCGGGCGCGACGGGCCTGAATCTCACCGCGGCGGACCACGTGTTCCTGGTGGACCCGTGGTGGAACCCCTCCGTGGAGAATCAGGCCGCGGACCGCGCGCACCGCATCGGACAGCAGCGCCCCGTCATGGTGTACCGGCTGGTGTCCCAGGGCACGGTGGAGGAGAAGATCCTCACGCTCCAGGACAAGAAGCGCGCGCTGTTCGAGTCCGCGCTCGGAGGCGCCTCGGGAGGCGCCGCCATCACCCGCGCGGACCTGATGCAGCTGCTCGACTGA